ttatttatgtatatctttAAGATTAAAACCAGGTTGACAACAttgttaaattgttgttaaacttaattaacaatttaaatgacGGTCTTCTGTTTGTTTTCCACTCTTTTGGTTATTCCTTCGTTTGTTTTAAACGCAATACACTGATTGAATTgatttttatctaaatatataactttgatgcgattttaatttatttttcatttttatttctgttgAAAGTAAAAAATCATTGGTTTACATTCATAGACTGCAAACTGTTGGACGCCGTTGTTAATGTATGTTTGGAGGTTCCATTAATTGTGAGCATGCACCCAcaattgcataaaaatataaaaaaaatatataattacaattgaagagaaaatttcttggaagtttattttttaaaccagTTCAAAACCACCAGTTTCTCTGGAAGTCTAAAAAATTTGTGATTAATCGTTTGGTTTCATAAATGTGGTCAATGGTGGCTTTTGGTGGACAgatgttgaaaataaattatttattttcgataacctagtaaaattgtaaattaacatTGGCTAAAGTCTAGAGATATAGTATCAACTGTTTATTCCAGTTCCTACTCTTTGCTATAGTTCAAACAATATCTTTGTCGACTATGAGATAAGAATATATTGAAGTTCAATtaagactgtaggctagactttGGTACAAATTATGAATTAAACAATAGCACAGACTAGGTACAGCCTAGGCAGGCTAGACTACACGAATATCAGATCCATCCAAACAATAGACAAGTTTAAAgtctaataataatttgtacTGTACTACAGAATatttactatagtcaagactataaagttAACTACAGTTGTGACTATGGACCAGACATTATTCTAATTTCCAAtatatttaaacagaaatatattataaattagaaTAAAGTTAGACTAGAAGACCATATTATGAAGCAAATTATtgtagactaaagtatagtccagattatggaCTGAATTGTGTATCAGAGTACAGACCAAAACAGACtatggtctaaactatagttcagactataagcAAAACTCAACTACAGTCCAGTTTACCGACTAAATTGTAGAGCAAACTATGGACCATACTATCAAAACTAAATTACAAAGTAAATCTAAAGTAAAGTTCAGAATATCGAGTAAGTTATAgtgtagaccatagactaaagaGACATTACATTAAACAATATTCCAGAcaatagaaaaaactataatGTAGATCAGGAAAGAGGGGGATAAGGGTATTAAAAACCACGTACCATCATACTTAGTTCAGATTTGCTCATTTTGATCAGATTACTCGTCTTATTCTCGTTAAGGTCAGCgcataggatctttgtggttctactcacccatatttttaactCAGCTTTTTTAGCGTCAAATGTTTTTTGCGTTTGTTAGGATAACTACCTCGAACTTCCTTTCCTTTAAAGCtgttacattcgccctttcgttgccgtctactcccgagtggcctggtacccatatgatgtaaacctttcCTCTCGGAGAGTACTCAGTTAAAGCGGTTCAAACATATATTCAGTGTCTGGCATCCAtgaaatatctagcaacgtttccagagctttggttgaagtagtatacATATATCCAAGAAGCATGTAcactgaactccctgtagtagtacGATATTACTGCTTTTTAgccaaagcagtccaccagattatgaGAGCATAAACAagaattgatttaattaaacttttataaagccaatttgtcatagaaGGACTAAGACctcatttcatgcctatagttagttagtttgaaaggaggatgtacttATATAcaccaaatccgaagaaatacacctaggcctctatcggacctgttgtgtGCTCCTTTTCCAGTGCCactggtgggaatcgaacccaccacctccggtctactagACTAGAACTGGAGGCcacatttcatgcctatagttctctTACATATCGCCctgcaccgatgtgccttgttgatcctaaCTTCTATGTGGTGTCTCTCTTATTTTAATTTCCAATCGAGAATTGTACCTTCTTGCTCAGGAATACGTCAAAATTtgtgtctttcttgtgaaaagttAGATTTCCGACTTCGCCGGGTTAGCATTGAGGACTCTTGGTTGAGCCCAGCTCGAAGCTGTATTGAAAGCATCCTCAGCTCTTCTTCACAAGTAATTTGAATCCTTtcactttaaaagtattacgacattgTACGCGTAGCAGACAATGTCCTTTCtcagttagggtccttaggaggctgTTAATCGTGGTAACCTAGAGAACAAAGAATATGTGAAGCAATATCGATtacagaaaataatgaaaaattttgtgttcAATTTGATTAATTGATTACTAAATATGATCCAGTGTTTCAAAAGCCCAAAAGAAGtttgataataaatttataccaaaattaattcaaatttctAGCTCATGTTTCTAACATACAAGTGTATGAatgtacattttttgttttcaacaaatCAATTACCTTCAACGGCCATATTCAGTTCCAAttagcatatttttattttatttttaacactatctgttgttttgtatttctAAATCTAACACGTCCATTAGAACTGACTCATACTCATGTTGTAGAAGAAATAATGATTTTCaagtgtttttaaaagaaatgaacAATTGCGTCAAAACTAGCGATATTGTTAAGAAAATACTCAACTTAATAACTGATGTCATAACATAGACGTctgcaaattgaaaaaaaaggaattagttaagttgttaaaactttacaaaaacgGTTGTTGAAGAGAGTtaggtatgtatatataatggaACCGATATATGGTCATGCACGCGGTTACAgaacttttaaatacatatgtatgtacatatatgtatatagtatttaCTCATGGTATATTTTTGGGGCAAAAGCGAAtcgtaaaataatatattaactgCTGAGCCTTTAAATGTGATAATGAAATCTATAACAAGATATACAAAATGCGATAACGCTGACAAGTGAAATCGCAACCAAAAACaaactagaaaataaataaagaagtcTTCTTATCAGTTGACAAACAGAGAGAAGCGAATTCCAAACGAACTCtttgtaaagcaaaaaaaattttttcagcgAATAATTTCATACTCGTATGGGATTTAAGTACAACTGGAAATGACGTAACTCTAGataccaaaaataaaagtacgAAAGTAATGTattggaaattataaaaaaataatacttctaTAGCCAATTTGGTTTGATAATGTTGCCAGTAATAGAACCAAAATTAGTCAGATATTTGCAGTGGTAGTAATAAGTTAGTTGTGTtgttaaaatctaattaaaatttttgttttaaggtatttgttattaaatttacaaattaattacaaaaattttcttttaatttttatatctttacaGTTAAAATAACTAAGAGGAGTTCCATTTACTGCCAACTTTTCTCACATCTTCATCTTTCAACCGAAATCAATTCGAGACAGAAGAGTGTGTAACATTAAAAGAGAAAgaaagagagggagagagagagataaacacaaataaaaaacaaaatgacgAGTCCAACAACGACGAGACAATCTTATAAATTGTCCTTAACCTTATTAAGCCTTTTACTATGCTCTATGGTTGTGGCTACACCCACAGCACACACTACTACACATGCTGTTGACACCTCGTCGTCGTCATCTCCGGTGGATCTTAAGGCTGATGAAAACTATTTGTGTCCCGAAGACTGTCACTGTGTTTTGGCTCACAATACACATAAACCATTTTTGCATGCCAAATGTACGTCTCTAAAGGGTCTTCAGTCGGAGAAACCCTTAGAGGCTACACTGCCGGTACATTCCATAGATTTGTCATTCTTAAATTTGACTCGTTTGGCCAAATCTTTGGAAAAACTGCACGATCTCACTTCCATTGATTTGTCACACAATGAATTGCATGAAATTGGTCACCTGGGCAGACGTATTAAGAAATTGAATTTGAAGCACAATCGCATTAACTCCTCTAAATTGTCGAAAATGCCACAACATGTTCAGTCTTTGAATTTGCAGCACAACGATATTACCAACTTGCCCTTGGAATTTACCAAATTGACACAATTGCAGTCATTGGAATTGGCCCACAATCAAATCAACTGCTCATGTGAAACCTTAGAGGTGCGCAACTGGCTGCAAGAGCGTCATGTCTTTATGGAACATCCAGTGAAATGTTTCTATCCTACCCTCTACAAAGGCAAATCCTGGTTGCAGGTCAAACAATCGGCAGTTTGTGAAAAGGAGAAGAGATTGGGTTACAATGCTGCTGAGGAAGAAGAAAATGAATTGATGATGGGTGATCAGCCCTTTGAGGCTTCTGGTGATGAGGTACAAGATGAAGAGGAATTGGGTAAAGATTTTATGCCCATTGACAGTAATACCAAAAAGACTACCAGTGCCCAAAATTCGGCTCTAACTATGTTAAATGAAGTTGAGGGTTCTGGCGATTTAAGTGAAATGAATTTGCCTTTGGATATGTTGGACACTAGCACCAACTCGGCTCCTGTAGATGAAGTGACCACCGATATGCCCGAAGAAGATGATGAAGGTTCTGGCAGTGGTGGTGGTATGTTGTTTATACCCGCTATACATCGCGAACATGTAATCACCGACGATTTTGATATACCCGAGTCAAAGGAAGAAGATGATGGTGATTTGAATGAAGATGATATGAATGATAACAAACCCATTGAGGAGCCGGCAGTTGATTCTGATGTCTTCCGTCATAATTTGGGTATTTTCGATGGCGATGAGAAACCTAGACCCAGCACCGAAGAACCAGAAGTGGAAGAGGAAGAAATTAAACCTGTGGTTGTACCCACTTTGGGTGAGGGTAATGAACCTTCCACTGATGGACCCGAAACTGATGCTGTGGCTCATGCTAAGATGGGTGAAACTAAGGATGATAGCAATGCTACCTACTTCCTTTTGGGTGTTATTGGTCTCATTGTCATTGGTCTTTTGTTGTATGTGGCCATTAAACGCTGCAAGCACAGCAGTCATCGTAATGATCCCGAAAATCCTCAAACCGAATTGGTAGATATGGACAAGAAACAATTGGGCAAACCTTTACGTAATGGTGTTCCCGAACATGTACCTTTGATTGGAGAAAAAACTAAATCCGATATGGCTAAACCTATTAATGGCTCCAAACCCTATGACGGGGATACTAAAGATGGTCCCAATCAAAATGAACCTTTACTGAATAAAAACGGTAATGCTAATGGCAATGGTGCTGCTCATGCCGATGAACCGGAAGACAGTCGTCCTGGCTCTCAATTGCAGGCTCCACATGAATACTATCCCATCTCACCCAGATATCCACCACCACAATCACCCAGAGCCTCAAAGTACAGTCAACAGCCCCAGCAGGCAGAACAAAACAATAATGATCCCAATCAACCCTACCTGCCTTCCTCGCCCAAATCCGGCCGCTATTCACCCGTGTACTCACCCGAAACTGGTCGCGTCAAGATCAAGCTTAGTGAAACACCCCGCCCTAAAACACCCATGCTAGTGACACGCAGTCGTTCAAATGCCGGTGATATTATAACCACACCCGTCAGACCCTCACAAATGGAAAGCTTTCAGGCTACACCCGTTCATACAGCAGCAACAAATGGTCATGCCGTTGGAGATCATTGATAGTTTACGGGGGAAGGATccaataaactaataaaaacccacccttccaaaaaaaaaacaaactttcacTACCACACATAAAAGCCAACAACCATTAAGAAAAGAGTAGTGTCTAAAATGCTGTGAATAAGGTGCTTTAAGCgaaattaacattaaaacttaatatttaaagagaaaaactGAGAAGAAAGAATCACCcacaacaatattattttcataacaattatattatttttaaaatttttgtgaaaaaaaacataaccaTTTAACTAACATGATAAATGTGAAGAAATTTAAGCGGcgaaatgtttaaagaaaatcctTGTACACTACAGATATTTAAAGGTATGCTTGTTACGACGAGGAtgaacttttaaagaaattttcattttaaaacgaatttaaaatgatgcaaattgtttacatatatagaaatctttataataaatttaaaattacgaaaaattttggttttgtatGTCTGTCACATTTTGAGGCAATTCCCAAGAGCATCAGATCGGAAGAAATATACCTTGGCGATTATCAAGACTGCTAAGTGCTCCGTTACCAGAATCTGTGGTCTGAATGAAATCTACGGAACATTTAAATACTGACGTATCTTCATATTTAATCTATATTGAACTTATAAGTTTTGAAGTCGAATTTTGAAGATCAAGAAGTTTTAGAttgaagaaaacttttattgGAATACTAGCTAAGCCCCATACGCGTTATTGGTCCTAAGCATTGCTTATATCAGTCTATATCTATAAATCAAAAGACTCTTCacgttttaaaataatagtttcATCAGTTTAAGcgtaaaatataaactataacATCTAAATCATAGAAACACTACTCACGACTCTTGGACTATATATGTACAGAAATCCTTGAGATTATTGGTTACGTACAAACCTAActcttcttttcttaaaaaagaatcGCTAGAGAGTTAGATATCAGGACTTCTACTAGAAAGCTTTTAAAGTCTAAATTTACGAGTCTAaacttcaaatttaaaaaatttctaaaacttttgTTCCTCTCTTTTGGTTTAAGAGTTATAGAATAAAACAAGTTGGGTTTTTGAAAGCGAAAAGGAAGCCGCTTTTAACTTGGACCTAACTAGGGGTTAAAGACTACTACTTGAAAGCTTTTAACAGTCTAAATTTACGAGtctaaacttcaaattttaaaattgtctaaaacTTTTGGATTTTTGAAATGAAGCCGCTTTTAACTTGGACCTAACTAGGGGTTAAAGACTACTACTAGAAAGCTTTTAAGTCTAAATTTACAAGTCTTaacttcaaattttaaaattgtctaaaacTTTTGTTCCTCTCTTTTGGTTTAAGAGTTATACAATGAAACAAGTTGGGTTGTCGGAAAGGAAACCGCTTGGACATAACTAGGGGTTAAAGACTACTTCTAGAAAGCTTTTAACAGTCTAAATTTACGTgtctaaatttcaaattttaaaaatgtcggAAACTTTTTTCCTCTCTTATGGTTTAAGAGTTATAGAATGAAACATGTTGGGTTTTTGAAAGCTGAAAGGAAGCCACTTTTAAGGAAATAACTAGAAGAAAGAAGCCAATTTTTGATAGTTGCTATTGTGAaattaaaacttcaaatttttgtattaaattgacATCAAAACCATAGCAAACGGAACATTTGCTTAGGGATGAAATTGCAACGTCCCAGAGACGTTTGAATATTCCGAATACTTATAAATAGATTGGAGCTTAAGGTATTTTACCCTGCGATCGTAATCATGGAAAGttttaaaatggaaataaaatcgTGTGAAACTGTATAAACAGTATGTcttagttgaaaaaaaaaacaagaaaaaacctATTAAAACAACATTGTAACAAAGCATACCTTTAAAGAACTGTACAAAGGAACTCAAGCTTATCCATTACTtcacgtttttttatttttgttaacatattcAAACACAACTTTAATTTAGCGGAGAGCATAAAAGAGCTTTTGCAGACAGAAAGCTTTTAAACATgataacaaacaacaacttaAGTTATCAACAATTTAACCCTTTAACGTGTTAAACAGAACCTAAAAGacctttttctattaaaaactatgaaatattgttaaaaaattgtgattaatgttaaagtttatatataaaaaaaattatgaactattttttatataaatatttattattttaaatataagaacaaataaaaaagaaaatttttattaagtaaataaataaaaaaaattaaacaaaaaacaacaacaacaatttcatttttttaatatttgaaagttTTCGAACAAAACTCTTTTATGAAGgcagcaagaaaaaaatttatcaaataaactaataaattaattaaagaaaaaaaatgtgccAACCTATTAGTGCCTTAAACAGTTAAATAATTAAAGgttataactaactaaatttgcgcgttttaaattctattttgttaattaaaaaaaagcacatttaactaaaaactactaactgtttttattcataacaatttatcaaagttttattataaaaattttgtataaaaaaatgtattataaacctgtgataaattgttatgaataaggttctaaaactatatacatttttaaaaaaaatttaattcaaacgaaactattaatattattaattaaaacaataacacgCACATTAACTTTTGCTTTccaatttttcgaaaaaagaacttttttaaaaattgctaaaaacttttaaaaaatttaaatctaaataaaatttaataattttactaaaaaataaaaaatccatcaaattgtgatagatttaaataaaactaattctaaactaaacataaaacatatatatttttgtagaaacttattttataaattaaaaaaaaaataatttcctaataaattttaacctaaaaaaagcaaatgaaataattataaataatattttaacaaattaataaaaatatttaaggcctgttttcctataaaactaaaacaacaataaatttaaattactttaaaatttttaaagctaagttttacttttaaactatataagttgtataattttaattttattattatcattattacttttttgtttaacttttagtAAATTCTAGTATAATaccaaagttttaaatattttttttttgtaattgttaaatataaatattaatttttttttaaacttcctataaaatgtttgtatttcatTGTATACTCTACTACTATTTAGTTGTTAATAATGTGTGTAAAACTagacattattttatatatttaaaaaatatttatatataaaaatatttttgtttaaaattctttttttttcaataatccTAAGCTGcctaatatatacattttttcagtttttattgaaagttatttttaaaatttttaattatttcgttTCATAAGTTTAGTTTaatgcaagaaaaaaataagcaaataatatataatattattttaaagtaattaaaaataataaatttacttgtaaataaaattaaatgtgttttgTATTATAATTACACAGgccgacaatttttttttaaacgtacaaatatgaaattatgcagttaattcagttctagttgattctagttctgttctcgtgcTCTTCTGAGTTTGCTCTTCTTTAGtcttagttctagtttagtttagtttagttctgttctagtcctgttttggttctgttatagttctgttctagttctagtccagttctctttaagttctattctagttgtgttctagttctgttcttgttctgttctagttcagttctagttctgttctagttctgttcttgttctgttctagttctgttcttgttctgttctagttctgttctgttctagttctgttctagttctgttctagttttgttctagttctgttctagttttgttctagttttgttctagttttgttctagttttgttctagttctgttctagttctgttctagttctgttctagttctgttctagttctgttctagttctgttctagttctgttctagttctgttctagttctgttctagttctgttctagttctgttctagttctgttctagttctgttctagttctgttctagttctgttctagttctgttctagttctgttctagttctgttctagttctgttctagttctgttctagttctgttctagctctgttctagttctgttctagttctgttctagttctgttctagttctgttctagttctgttctagttatgttctagttctgttctagttctgttctagttctgttctagttctgttctagatctgttctagctctgttttagttctgttatagttctgttctagttctagtccagttctctttaagttctattctagttgtgttctagttctgttctatttctgttctagttctgttctagttctgttctagttctgttctagttctgttctagttctgttctagttctgttgtagttctgttctagttctgttctagttctgttctgttctgttctagttctgttcttgttctgttctagttctgttctagttctgttctagtttcgttctagttctgttctagttttgttctagttctgttctagttctgttctagttcttttccgttctagttctgttctagttctgttccgttctagttctgttctagttctgttctagttctgttctagttctgttctagttctgttctagttctgttctagttctgttctagttctgttctagttctgttctagttctgttctagttctgttctagttctgttctagttctgttctagttctgttctagttctgttctagttctgttctagttctgttctagttctgttctagttctgttctagttctgttctagttctgttctagttctgttctagttctagttctgttctagttctgttctagttctgttctagttctgttctagttttgttctagttctgttctagttctgttctagttctgttctagttctgttctagttctgttctagttctgttctagttctgttttagttctgttttagttctgtcctagttctgttccagttctgttctagttctgttctagttctgttctagttctgttctagttctgttctagttctgttctagttctgttctagttctgttctagttctgttctagttctgttctagttcggttctagttctgttctagttctgttctagttctgttctagttctgttctagttctgttctagttctgttctagttctgttctagttctgttctagttctgttctagttctgttctagttctgttctgttcttagttctgttctgttctagttctgttctagttctgttctagttctgttctagttctgttctagttctgttctagttctgttctagttctattctagttctgttctagttctgttctagttctgttctagttctgttctagttctgttctagttctgttctagttctgttctattctagttctgttctagttctgttctagttctgttctagttctgttctagttctgttctagttctgttctagttctgttctagttctgttctagttctgttctagttctgttctagttctgttctagttctgttctagttctgttctagttctagttctgttctagttctgttctagttctgttctagttctgctctagttctgttctagttctgttctagttctgttctagttctgttctagttctgttctagttctgttcttctagttctgttctagttctgttctagttctgttctagttctgttctagttctgttctagttctgttctagttctgttctagttctgttctagttctgttctagttctgttctagttctgttctagttctgttctagttctgttctagttctgttctagttctgttctacttctgttctagttctgttctagttctgttctagttctgttctagttctgttctagttctgttctagttctgttctagttctgttctagttctgttctagttctgttctagttctgttctagttctgttctagttctgttctagttctgttctagttctgttctagttctgttctagttctgttctagttctgttctagttctgttctagttctgttctagttctgttctagttctgttctagttctgttctagttctgttctagttctgtgctagttctgttctagttctgttctagttctgttctagttctgttctagttctgttctagttttgttctagtttgttctagttctgttctagttctgatccaGTTCTAATCTAGTTCTAATCtatttctagtctagttctaatctagttctaatttagttctaatctagttcaattctagttcacttctagttcagttctagttcagttatatttcagttctagttcagttccagttcagttctagtttggttctagttcagttctagttcagttctagttcagttctagttcagttctagttcagttctaattcagttctagttcagttctagttcagttctaattcagttctagttcagttctagttcagttctagttcagttctagttcagttctagttcagttctagttcagttctagttcagttctagttcagttctagttcagttctagttcagttcttgttcagttctagttcagttctagttcagttctagttcagttctagttcagttctagttcagttctagttcagttctagttcagttctagttcagttctagttcagttctagttcagttctagttcagttctagttcagttctagttcagttctagttcagttctagttcagttctagttcagttctagttcagttctagttcagttctagttcagttctagttcagttctagttcagttctagttcagttctagttcagttctagtttagttctagagcagttctagtttagttctagttctgttctagttcctagaatgttgtagttctgttttagttatgttaTGTTCTATTTTAGTGAGGACCAATGTCGCCAGATGTGGAGATTTCAGGTTTTAGTAATTTCGTGGGGAAAAATTTTGgggattttcgtaaaatttgagcatttttatcattattgccgtaaaattggaaattttcaaattcaattcaaatttaaatttctggCAACCCGTTACAATTCAAATACATTTAGTGTATTCAAATACCCAGTGCAACAAGAAATAAGTTAATTCAACCACCGTTTATGGCGACATCTATATGTCAAATGTATAAGGTGCGAAAGGTACtgtataataaaagttttaaaaaagttttataattacTCTATAAATAGTGACTtagctaaataaaatttaagcttttattttgaaaaaagttgcgttaaaaaattgtttatgttttattaaatttgtatttatgcttgtatgtaaatatgtaggtatgtagCTAGATATTTTGGCAAATTAAAGACTTATaataaaattctgaaaatacttaaaaaaactttgttaaataaacactaaaaactaaaataatgtcTCACGCATAGGCCGATGTACCACAACGATGGGTTCCTCTTCCGAAGTTTCACCACTAGCGGCTGCTGTAGCAGCTGCAGCAATAAAACTACCACTGGCACGACGACTAGAagatttgcttaattttttacGTTTTCCCTTAATCAATTCATCTTCGGTGTTCGATTCTAGGGGAGAAGAGTCATAGTTGATATCTTTAAGAGATTTAATATCGGGTTCTATGACAACATGAAAATCACTGCCTCCAGGAGAATCGGAAATTTTTGTATTGGCACTGAAATAATCTTCTACAGCTGGTGCCAGAGGTGTGGCTATCGGTGATGGTGATTTTGGTTTACGTCTAGCAAAGGGACTACTCGGTTTACTGCTGAC
The window above is part of the Lucilia cuprina isolate Lc7/37 chromosome 6, ASM2204524v1, whole genome shotgun sequence genome. Proteins encoded here:
- the LOC111684312 gene encoding protein windpipe, whose translation is MTSPTTTRQSYKLSLTLLSLLLCSMVVATPTAHTTTHAVDTSSSSSPVDLKADENYLCPEDCHCVLAHNTHKPFLHAKCTSLKGLQSEKPLEATLPVHSIDLSFLNLTRLAKSLEKLHDLTSIDLSHNELHEIGHLGRRIKKLNLKHNRINSSKLSKMPQHVQSLNLQHNDITNLPLEFTKLTQLQSLELAHNQINCSCETLEVRNWLQERHVFMEHPVKCFYPTLYKGKSWLQVKQSAVCEKEKRLGYNAAEEEENELMMGDQPFEASGDEVQDEEELGKDFMPIDSNTKKTTSAQNSALTMLNEVEGSGDLSEMNLPLDMLDTSTNSAPVDEVTTDMPEEDDEGSGSGGGMLFIPAIHREHVITDDFDIPESKEEDDGDLNEDDMNDNKPIEEPAVDSDVFRHNLGIFDGDEKPRPSTEEPEVEEEEIKPVVVPTLGEGNEPSTDGPETDAVAHAKMGETKDDSNATYFLLGVIGLIVIGLLLYVAIKRCKHSSHRNDPENPQTELVDMDKKQLGKPLRNGVPEHVPLIGEKTKSDMAKPINGSKPYDGDTKDGPNQNEPLLNKNGNANGNGAAHADEPEDSRPGSQLQAPHEYYPISPRYPPPQSPRASKYSQQPQQAEQNNNDPNQPYLPSSPKSGRYSPVYSPETGRVKIKLSETPRPKTPMLVTRSRSNAGDIITTPVRPSQMESFQATPVHTAATNGHAVGDH